The window atcagagggaaagtgattcttttttctgattttgttttgtttgtttgttttgggtttttgtttatttttttggggggggggtgggggcacTTGAACCTTCGAGATTAACATCTAGCTAAAACCTGGGATAAGGTCACTGTACGATTTGCATGCAAAAGAAAGGGTCTGCCTCCGTCGAACAATTATCTGAAGATTAATTTCAAACAGATTATGAACAGAATCTATACCTTCCTCAGTACACATCAGCTCACCAGTTTAGAGTACCTTAAAAATAAGTGGGAAACTGGTTTGGCTATGCCCAAAGCTGTGAACATGATAGCTTTCTCTTCTTGGCCAGAAGGCTTATTCTTTCCATTATGTTAGAACAATTATGTGTCATATTCATCTAGAAAAGATCAGATACGCCATTAGAGGACCTGTTGGAAAATTGTATGGTACCTGGCAACCATTTATATTCTTTGTTGAAAGGATGGCAGCTGTTGTTATTAGCATATAACCAGAATATTATTagtgtattttaaatatatgacaaaataactatttgttttattttcttctcatctcttttcttctttttcctccaattgttgacattttgttgcattttcatGAGAAACAGGGAGCATGGGAGCTAGCTGATTGTCAGCACCTGCTACAATCGCCAGTTGGTGTCTGCTTCAAGCATGCCATGTTTGACTGATCTGGATAGGGCCGGTGCTATAGAGCAACTTCAAGCTGCCATGAATGGCAATTGTCAGCTCACCCGCTGTATTCAAGACAGCAAGTCAGCTTGGCTGCTTGCACAAATCTTTGCCCACTTTTACATATTTCTAATAGATTAAATCCAAGTGAAGGCACCAGTGTTTTGGAAAATGTAAATACTAATGAGGGTAGATATAGTACAATATTCTCAGTGGTGATGTGCCTGGAGCCTCCTTCTTGGTGCTGGGACCGGCCAACTTCCCACCACCAGCTATGTCTACCCTCTGTTTGATGTTATTGTACAGCACCTTGGTCAGCTCTGTTGTCTTAtgctttataaaaaataaagtggtgtgtgtgtgtgtgtctcaattCTCAtggctgatatttttttctttctttttttaaccttttgatCAGTCAGGATATCTGTAACGATGGAAATGGATATAAGTGGAGTATCCAGGACACGTGTCTCCATTCTTCCTACAACTGACATAAAAGCCACATTGAAACCAGAAGCAGAGAGACCTCGCTGTGCCAGCACCCCAtgttcaccaatcagaggtactgttGCAGGATACCAGATTCTCCACATGGACTCAAACTATTTGGTGGGCTTCACCACTGGTGAGGAGCTGCTCAAACTGGCCCACAAGTGGTCAGAAGGTAATCCTGAGAAGGCCCGTGTATCAGATCCAGTGTCCAGCTCCATCAAGAGCACTGTCCCTAAGTCTGTGGACCTGGGCATCCACCGGTCTTCACGTATTTTCAAAGCCAAAGGCCGGTACTACCAACCATACGACATTCCTGCTACTAATGGACGAAGACGAAGGCGTATGCCCAGTTCGAGCGACACCTTCCTCAGATCTCTGGCCCACGGCGAGTCTGGGAGGGCTCTGCATGCTCCACTACCACTCTGTTTGCTTAAAAGTAAAGGTGCCCAGTCCAAGTCTCTTGACTACCTTAATCTGGACAAAATAAGTATCAAAGAGTCATCAGACACTGAAGTGCTACAGTACCAACTGCAGCACCTCAACCTACGAGGGGAGCGTGTGTTTACCAGAAACAAGACATGAAAGCACAGTGAAACTTTTTTAGATGTGTTTCATCCTCTGGGGTATTTAGGTGCTATTTCAAGACTTGTTTCTTTCTACTATGATTATAAACAGTTCTTTAAGGAGACAGTCTGATGATAATCTTGTTCTATTATTAGTTGGGAGGTTTACCTTGTTCTGTATGCTTAACATTATGAGGTTTTTGAGGTTAAAAAATTGAATTATATAAATTTAGCAATAACTGATGGACCTATTTATTGACAATTTTATTGGtattgttgtgtgtttgtaatGGTTGGATACACACTATTATACCAGCTTATAGCTGAGAAAGCACATATCACATACAGTATCAGCTTTAAAATGCACCGTTGACATCAGTACAATAGTTTTACTGTgactgttcttgtttttttgacaTTAAGGAACTGCATTTGGAGTTGTCAAATTAACAATATAATGTTATTGTATGTTGCACATTTATTtacgtatttatttattgatgtaGTACTGTTGGTTTAGATGTCAATATGATTTCCACGCTCTAATTTACAGTAATGTAAGTaaatcaattaaaaacaaaaaaaacatgccaCTTGAAGTTTGTCGTAATATAAGATATGCCATGTGCTTTTAAGaggtatatatattttttcctctgTCCATAATGATGCACAAATATAATAATTATCAGTGCTTACACTACCATTTAAACGTTTTGACACACCTTCTGATTTAATCCACATTATAGGAcgagttgtgttgtgcagaagtcaggttggtacacagctgagaGCCctgtttgacaactgttagaattcatattatggcaagaaccaatcagctaagtaaagagaaacaacagtccatcattactttaagaactgaaagTCAGTCAGatggaaaattgctaaaacttcCAATATGTGCCCAAGTGAAGCCGCAAAAATCACTAAGCACTACTatgaaactggctcacatgaggaccgCCCCAGGAAGTGACCTTTGCTGCTGAGGATAAGTTGATCCGAGTTAGTTAggcaagttaacagcacctcagattagagcccagataaatgccacacagagtcccagtagcagacacatctatGTTCAAATTAGGcttttatggtcaaatagctaaGAAACCAATACTAAGGAAAAgtaacaagcagaagagatttatttgggccaagaaacacaaggaatagACATTAGACccgtggaaatctgtgctttggtctgatgagtccaaatttgagatctttggttccactcGCCGTGTCTTTGTGTGGGGCTGCTTTCCTGGTGACgttgaaggcacactgaaccagcatggctaccacagcatcctgcagcaacaCGCCATCTCATCCGGTTTGTGTTTAGTTGaacaatcatttatttttcaacagtacaacgaccccaaacacaccttcaGGTTGTAcaagggctatttgaccaagaaggagagagatggagtgccagatggcctggcctccacagtcacctgacctaaaccaaGATCATTTGGGATGAGAGTGAAGGCAAAGGGCCAACaggtgctcagcatctctgggaacttcttcaagactgttggaaaaccatttcaggtgacgacctcatgaagctcatcgagagaatgccaagcgtgtgcaaagcagtaatcaaagcaaaaggTGGCTcttttgaagaatctaaaatataaaacatgttctgaGTCATTTCACAaatttttgtttactacataattctaCATGTGTTCATTCACAGTTATGATGccctcagtgagaatctacaatatAAAtgttcatgaaaataaagaaaaaccattgaatcagaaggtgtgtccaaacttttgactggtagtgtatgtACTTTCACTTTTGATTGAATCCAATAACTGATGAAAGGTGGTAAATATAAATGACAGAGGAAAGACATGTAAAACATCTCCAGTCAGACTTTAACTAAGGATGCTTCAATTATTTGGTCATCTCCTTAGACCGCTGGTAACAAGAATGCTTCCAAACAATCGCTTACTAATGTGACTATGAAAGGCATGAGAAAGAATTTTAGAGGGATGCAGAGTTTGCCATGCTTCTTTAAGAGACTCAATTTGCAGCCACACTGGACAGAATGAAGGATTATCGTGTAGTTTGATTAAATTCAACCAAATGACCATGTGTCTTCCACTACAGATAGAGTGTGAGAGAGTGTCACTTCACTTCTTGTAAATCTTTATTGCTTATTGTAGCAAATATGTATCAGTGCATCATTTGTTTTCTACATTGTTCATGACGGCAGTATGTAGAGATGTGAGATGTGTTTTTAATAAGTGTGTAGATTTCCCTTACAGCTCATAATGGTTGAGTTTTCGGTCCATCTGTTCCAGaacactttttttctgtacATATTGCACTGTTGAATATGTGCTACAGACTGTCTCTGGAATTCTCTGCTTCTGTCATCACCATGGCACTAATTATGTGTTCCTATAGAAAACACTACAACGACAGTATTGTATATATGAGTAAGCCATTAAACACTTACAGATCTGTACACCCCTTGAGTATGCACCGTTGGACATGCTTCTTTGAAAGAATTGAAATTGTGAATTCTTGTCTCAgaacttgtgttttttgttacatttatcagtgtaaaatgtattaatttaagctgtaacaagCCTTTGTGAAATCTAAATTTTATGTTACAATGGCATCTCCCAAGTTCTGttgcataaaatgaaataatctGAGGTGCAATCTGTGAGACCGTTTATCTCAACATTCTCAGGACAGAGCCATAGAGCATGTCAGTTGCATTGCTGTATGCCACTGTAACTTTCTAATACAATCTGAGAGCCAGAAATTATGAATTATGATGAACAATAATTATTGCCATTTAAAACATCATAAATAATGTAATATTAATTATGTAATGATCAAAACAAGCACATTTCTAAATGAATTTAGCTTTTAGAAAGTGCTGTTTTTGTCTAAAAAGCTGTGTAAAGAAATAGAATTTTGAGTTAGTTCTTTCTGAATATTTATAATACGAATATTCTCAACTTGGCCCAGACTCAGATAAAGCAAATTCAAATTGGGTAGTCTGCAAAACGTTCTTTCAACAAGtgtattttcatttcttttttaagtgcATTTCACTTTATCCACAAATACTTGGtggaaacaaaataataatgcagTGTTATGATAATATAacagtataataataataataaaaaagactttcacatttttaatgttgtgtgaGCTGACACTAGTGATCTCTTAACATGTTACACTACACCTTCCTCTATGAACTTTAATGTTTATCTTGATGGGAACAAATATTAATTAGCAATATGAGTGACTTAAGTTAGGTAAAATTTTCTacctaaaataaaaacttttggCAGTAGAGGATGTGAAATTCAGTAGTTTATACAACAGTTTAAATAGCCAGACAGTCTGTGATATGCTGTGAAAGGTAATGTAGATCTCCTGTGTAGCCAAGTTCTTTTTTGTACTTTATTgttatcactttttaaaatgttcctatttctttcagctgataaaaaaagaagttttctaaaGTTTTTATCTATTGAGCGTGATGGAGATCACTGTAAACGTTGCAGTAAAAAATTATTTGACAATGTGGCTGTATTGAAAGCTGCTTTTGGAGACACCCCAATAATGACTGAATATCATCATATTCAGTCATTATTgggtcacttaaaaaaaaaaaaaaaagtcatcccACTATCTTACTTAGTTGCGCATTAAGTCTCAATTCTGAACTGCATGCAGTCACTTTAATAGAAGGTTGTGTGCAAGGGGCATGAACAGCTCACTGTCAGCTAGACTACCATGTAGAAGACACACAGCTCAGAGTGCCTATAGTAGAAGGAACAAAATGTTCAAAGGCCAGTAATACAACACATAATACAAGACAATAAAATACAAGCAGAAAACTTGCAAATTGGAGAGGAAATTGCATCTCACTATATTAGAGGATCGTCATTTAGGCTGGAAAAAATTCTACTCTATTCTGTTGTTCTACAAAAAGCCCTCCGTAAAGCAGGAATATCTTACTATTTATCACTGATTCAAGAAACTCTATTAGTAGCACATCTTCTAATCCGAGgtttggtggttcaatccctgcaTGCCAAAGTGTCCTTGAGGAAGATACTGAATGCAGAAAGAGTGcataaattaatttaatttgaatCATAACATTTGTAAGAAATGGATGGTAATTAAATGTAAGAAGCAAAATCTCAGGAATTGATTGTAGAATTTATTACAGTGACAGTAATACATTTCTGTCTGTTCTACAGTGGGGGGAAAGTATCAAAAGGAAAACTGGTATAAAAACACCATATTAATATAAAAGCATAGAAATGTCAACATTtgatataaaaaattaaaaaaaatgaaaactgccCCATGAGTTTTTGGAATTCATAACACAGTATAAATGAAGTACAGAACAACATGGTTAAAGGTTAGAGGGCAATTAGCTAAACTGATGTAATCAATATCTATTTGTTTTCACTGAGTCTGTTGTTAATTTTCTGAATTGTTTTAGGAAGCtatctaaatattttttttaactgaaatacgtgcaaatagaaaacaataaaatgactTACATTTcctttgagaaaatgaaaaatatcagAAGTAATTTTATTAATATCCAAATATTATTTTGCCTATAAGTCTGATGTCACCATCCTGCAAAATCCACAGCATTCTTAAGTAGTTGGTGCTGTCTATAGAGACAGGCATACAGGACGTGTAAAGGATGGTTTCAAAGGAATAGAACATGGttgtttaaaaacaatgaaaaggtaTAAGGTATTTTTAGGTATAAGATTAGTTAGGTAAAATAATACATCACAGGAAATGGAAACAAACATGTAATCCTTTTTATACAGTCTACACAGATGAAGGTGATCAATGTGATATTTGAACAGTTTAGCGATGTACTGACTTTTCCCATGTGActgttttttaatcataataaaatttatttatagaGTATAAATTTTACGCCTCATTTGTTTGCGTATACAACCTTGAAAAATTAGAACCCATTGCAAAAATCCACAATGAATTATAAAAAATGAACCAGGCTGAAAGTAAGCAGtgtaaaaaagagaagaaagaaaaatcaaataaataatctTGTCCCTCACATATGGAAAGTATAGCAGTCTGCAAACAGGAGGCTTAATCAGTGATCCACAAGATTCTGTCAGTATTTACAGACACATGTTCATTCACATTCTGGTCTCTTCTGGTGGTCCATTCATGTAGTGCTGAAGTGCCTGGTGTAAAGGCAGCCACTTCTTTATTGAAGCTTTGATAGCTATAATCCATctgtaaagaaaaacagaaacgtcAACATGACAACATCTttcaactgttgttgtttttttgttttttttaaaaatatatttaaaaaagctcTTCCAACTACATGGGCTTATGTACGAGATAGTTTGATAAATCCTGGAATTGTCGTCTAATTTAAGCAGCACGCTGGGATAGAGAGTGGAGAGTCGGAgggcagaagcagcagcagcacactgaGAAGCAGAcgcaacaaaaacacactagAAAGATGTCTTTGTGTACAAATAGAGTAACAGAACGTCACCACAGTCCCTGGCGTTGTTGGGTCAAATAGAAGACGGTGTTACAAGTCAGTCACTTTTGATACCTAAACCACACTCATACAAAGCTCTCTTATACTGACACAGGTGTACTAAGTGCAAGATCACAGGGGTTGCTGTTCCTAGTACTAAGAAGACATGCTAGTCAGCCAGCAAGCTAACATACTAAGCCTGTGACTAAAACAAGAGTCAGCTCCTCAccgtttattttcatttgcgtTTTCAGCACACAGGTAGAAAGTTCTGAACTCATCAGATGGAGGTTTCAGCTCAATGATTGAATTCTTGGCTCCATAAGACTGCTCTCGCACCATGTAACCCTGAAGGTAGATGCCACCTGAAGAAATGACGATAAGATGAATATATGttccatttatttcacaaaTGTAGTCACTATGGAAGGTCACCAGACCAGATCATTCATTCGCAGCAGCAGGTCATGTATTTGCTTTCCTTTGTCAATCAAAAGAGCAAAGCCAGCATTCAGCATTTATTATAAAAAGAATTTCATTTAACTGGTAAGTAGTTATGCAGACACTTGAAGTGAGATTTTAAGGGACAAAACACTGTGAGACATAACCAGTAGGTTTGAGTGATTGGCTTACTTGTCCTtacctaaaaaataaaaatgggaaTAAACATTAGTGACATTTTACATTGTATTTATGTCATTACATTCATGCTGGTAAGGCATAAAACTAATATGAAACAGAAAGTAAAAAGCTCCACTGTGGCTGTTACATTAATTTATATAAGATCAAGGTGAAAAAATATGTTTCTATCCCACAGTTTCTGGCCAATTAGAGAAGAGTGTATACAATAAATTGTTTCTCACCATTGCACACAGACATTTTTTAGAACATCTGTATCATGTTGAACATGGGTCTAA is drawn from Pelmatolapia mariae isolate MD_Pm_ZW linkage group LG7, Pm_UMD_F_2, whole genome shotgun sequence and contains these coding sequences:
- the macir gene encoding macrophage immunometabolism regulator; translated protein: MEMDISGVSRTRVSILPTTDIKATLKPEAERPRCASTPCSPIRGTVAGYQILHMDSNYLVGFTTGEELLKLAHKWSEGNPEKARVSDPVSSSIKSTVPKSVDLGIHRSSRIFKAKGRYYQPYDIPATNGRRRRRMPSSSDTFLRSLAHGESGRALHAPLPLCLLKSKGAQSKSLDYLNLDKISIKESSDTEVLQYQLQHLNLRGERVFTRNKT